The following are from one region of the Nymphaea colorata isolate Beijing-Zhang1983 chromosome 7, ASM883128v2, whole genome shotgun sequence genome:
- the LOC116257106 gene encoding uncharacterized protein LOC116257106, with product MRHACGSGSNYRLGMPDRSCGSESDYIPYLPLLGMMPILVKAVPIIILNFGRFSSPRAARELSLLILYASCLEGSDPVRLFEKRVNAKREKEVLSAPPKLVYSKHVLRYSERLLEAVLERWDHHVQVMDKVTPASWKNQPGRRILELCILHIAMAEIAMLGTRHQIVLNESVDLAKRFCDGSAPRFINGCLRTFVKEHMGKQPTSQCELLIC from the exons ATGCGTCATGCATGCGGATCTGGATCTAATTACCGTCTGGGTATGCCCGACCGCTCCTGCGGTTCCGAGTCCGACTATATTCCTTATTTACCTCTACTTGGAATGATGCCTATACTTGTTAAAGCCGTTCCAATTATTATTTTGAAT TTTGGCCGGTTTTCCAGCCCTCGCGCCGCCCGGGAGTTGTCTCT GTTAATTCTTTATGCTTCCTGTTTAGAAGGGTCGGATCCCGTTCGTCTGTTCGAGAAGAGGGTGAATGCGAAAAGAG AAAAAGAAGTCCTTTCAGCGCCGCCGAAGTTGGTGTACAGCAAACACGTTTTAAG GTATTCAGAAAGACTTCTGGAAGCAGTTTTAGAAAGATGGGATCATCATGTGCAGGTCATGGATAAAGTTACTCCAGCAAGTTGGAag AATCAACCTGGTAGAAGAATACTGGAGCTCTGCATATTACACATAGCAATGGCAGAAATAGCCATGCTAGGAACACGCCATCAAATTGTTCTAAATGAG TCTGTTGATCTTGCAAAACGATTCTGTGATGGTTCTGCTCCTCGGTTCATCAATGGATGCCTCAGGACTTTTGTCAAAGAGCACATGGGAAAACAGCCCACGAGTCAGTGCGAACTCCTGATCTGTTGA